The Paenibacillus sophorae genome has a segment encoding these proteins:
- the clpP gene encoding ATP-dependent Clp endopeptidase proteolytic subunit ClpP, translated as MSYIPYVLEQTSRGERTYDIYSRLLKDRIVFVGAAIDDQLANSVIAQLLFLAAEDPEKDIYMYINSPGGSTSAGFGIYDTMQLIKPQVNTICTGFAASFAAFLLLSGTKGKRCSLPNGEIMIHQPHGGAQGQASDIAITAKRILQTREKLVRITSERTGQPEAKVEKDMDRDYFMSAEEALEYGIIDTIITHL; from the coding sequence ATGAGCTATATTCCTTATGTGCTGGAGCAGACGAGCCGGGGGGAACGGACGTACGATATTTATTCTAGACTGCTGAAAGACCGGATTGTATTCGTAGGTGCGGCAATCGACGACCAGTTGGCCAATAGTGTCATCGCCCAATTGCTGTTCCTGGCGGCGGAGGACCCTGAGAAGGATATCTATATGTATATCAACAGTCCGGGAGGCTCCACTTCCGCAGGCTTTGGGATTTATGATACGATGCAATTGATCAAGCCGCAGGTGAATACGATCTGTACGGGCTTCGCGGCTTCGTTCGCCGCTTTTCTGCTGCTGTCGGGAACCAAGGGGAAGCGCTGCTCGCTGCCAAACGGTGAAATCATGATCCACCAGCCGCACGGCGGCGCTCAGGGGCAGGCCAGCGACATTGCCATTACGGCTAAGCGGATTTTGCAGACAAGGGAGAAGCTCGTCCGCATCACCTCGGAGCGCACCGGACAGCCGGAAGCCAAGGTGGAGAAGGATATGGACCGGGATTACTTCATGTCCGCAGAAGAAGCGCTGGAGTACGGCATTATCGACACAATCATTACCCATTTGTGA
- a CDS encoding lipopolysaccharide biosynthesis protein has product MIAKRSILNVSIGLLSQLVTIALSFFIPRLIMLNYGSEANGLVASITQIIAYLSLLEAGVGAASIQALYRPIGQNDRSKINDILAATSIYYKKTGLYYFAAVVLIAFVYPFVIESGFDALTVMAVVALSGLGGAVNYYFQGKFRVLLIAEGKSYIESSVGMIANIVNSLVRILLLLQGFDIIAVQAVYFIVILLQIIVYRVYVRKHYSWIDLNRKPDYASISQKNSALIHELSYLIFKNTDILVLTVFTNLKVVSIYVMYNMVFNIVDNLVLMVSGSLKFALGQNYFDNREKFMKLYNMYETYYMGFIFAVINMVYILILPFMGLYTAGVKDTNYIDYLLPVLFVAAKLLINARAPVDNVIEIAGHFRSTQGRSILESVINLVCSIGFVLMFGIYGVLMGTIVALLYRSLDMIIYANRRLLERSPWITLRKWGANIALFFFIGLIIERVNLPIHSFFSLIIWGLVLSALIFPLYFTVNSLFVRDGFAVLPGLARKFTSRFKLGKKPAAQGGSQ; this is encoded by the coding sequence ATGATAGCCAAACGCAGCATTCTTAATGTTTCCATCGGTTTACTCAGCCAATTGGTTACAATCGCGCTCAGTTTTTTTATTCCCAGGCTGATTATGCTGAATTACGGTTCGGAAGCCAATGGACTCGTCGCCTCCATTACACAGATCATCGCCTATCTGTCTCTGCTGGAAGCCGGAGTAGGCGCTGCCTCGATCCAAGCCCTGTACCGTCCGATCGGCCAAAACGACCGTTCCAAGATCAATGACATTTTGGCTGCAACCTCCATTTATTACAAGAAGACAGGTCTTTATTATTTTGCCGCCGTTGTATTGATTGCATTTGTTTATCCATTTGTGATTGAATCCGGGTTTGACGCGCTTACGGTAATGGCTGTGGTGGCGCTCAGTGGACTGGGCGGTGCGGTCAACTATTATTTTCAAGGAAAGTTCAGAGTGCTGCTGATTGCCGAAGGGAAGAGTTATATCGAATCCTCGGTTGGCATGATTGCCAATATCGTCAACAGTCTGGTGCGTATCCTGCTGCTGCTGCAAGGCTTTGATATCATCGCGGTGCAAGCGGTTTATTTTATCGTCATACTGCTGCAAATTATCGTATACCGGGTCTATGTGCGCAAGCATTACAGTTGGATCGATCTGAACCGGAAGCCCGATTATGCGTCGATCAGCCAGAAGAACTCGGCACTCATTCATGAGCTGTCCTACCTGATTTTCAAAAATACGGACATTCTGGTGCTGACGGTCTTCACCAATTTAAAAGTCGTCAGTATCTACGTCATGTACAATATGGTATTCAACATCGTGGACAATCTGGTGCTTATGGTCAGCGGCAGCCTCAAATTCGCGCTCGGCCAAAACTATTTCGACAACCGGGAGAAGTTCATGAAGCTGTACAATATGTACGAAACGTATTATATGGGTTTTATTTTCGCAGTCATCAATATGGTATATATTCTGATACTGCCTTTTATGGGGCTATACACGGCCGGGGTTAAGGATACGAATTATATCGACTACCTGCTTCCTGTGCTGTTCGTCGCGGCTAAACTGCTGATCAATGCCCGGGCGCCGGTGGATAATGTAATCGAAATTGCCGGTCATTTCCGCAGCACCCAGGGAAGATCGATTCTGGAGTCGGTGATCAATCTCGTCTGTTCCATCGGCTTTGTCTTGATGTTCGGCATCTACGGTGTATTGATGGGCACGATTGTGGCGCTTCTCTACCGGTCGCTGGATATGATTATATATGCGAACCGGAGGCTTCTGGAGCGCAGTCCCTGGATCACGCTGCGAAAGTGGGGGGCGAATATTGCGCTGTTCTTCTTTATTGGTCTGATTATCGAGAGAGTCAATCTTCCTATACACTCTTTCTTTTCCCTGATAATATGGGGACTTGTGCTGTCAGCACTGATCTTCCCCCTATACTTTACGGTCAACTCCCTGTTTGTAAGAGACGGGTTTGCGGTTCTGCCCGGACTTGCCAGGAAATTTACTTCACGGTTTAAGCTGGGGAAGAAGCCGGCTGCGCAGGGAGGTTCACAGTAA
- a CDS encoding saccharopine dehydrogenase family protein has protein sequence MGKALIIGAGGVASVVVHKCCQNPDVFEEICIASRTVEKCEALKNKLDGGRTKIQTAQVDADNTDEVIQLIKSFGPDVVINVALPYQDLTIMDACLATGVHYLDTANYEPPETAKFEYSWQWAYKKKFEEAGIMAVLGCGFDPGVTGVFSAYALKHYFDEIHTIDIVDANAGDHGYPFATNFNPEINIREITANGRYYENGEWIETPPLSEKKVYDLPEIGPKDIYLLYHEELESLAKNITGIKKIRFWMTFSQNYLTHLKVLENVGMTSIEPIMFEGKEIIPLQFLKAVLPDPASLGPRTKGKTNIGIIAQGTKDGQPKNYYVYNVCDHQECYREVGSQAISYTTGVPAMIGAMLMIKGTWMKPGVYNVEELDPDPFMELLNTKGLPWQEDFSPTLLD, from the coding sequence TTGGGAAAAGCGTTAATTATCGGCGCTGGCGGCGTCGCAAGCGTTGTTGTTCATAAATGCTGCCAGAACCCGGATGTTTTTGAAGAGATCTGTATTGCGAGCAGAACAGTCGAGAAATGTGAAGCTTTGAAAAATAAATTGGACGGAGGCCGCACGAAAATTCAGACGGCCCAGGTTGACGCAGACAATACCGACGAGGTTATCCAGCTCATCAAAAGCTTTGGTCCGGACGTCGTTATTAACGTCGCGCTTCCTTATCAGGATCTGACCATTATGGATGCCTGCCTTGCAACGGGCGTGCATTATCTGGATACCGCGAACTACGAGCCACCGGAAACGGCGAAATTCGAATACAGCTGGCAGTGGGCGTACAAGAAGAAGTTCGAAGAAGCCGGCATCATGGCTGTGCTGGGCTGCGGCTTTGACCCGGGCGTAACCGGCGTATTCTCGGCCTATGCGCTTAAGCACTATTTTGACGAAATTCATACGATCGATATTGTCGACGCCAACGCGGGCGATCACGGCTATCCTTTTGCCACCAACTTCAACCCGGAGATCAATATCCGCGAAATCACCGCCAATGGACGCTACTACGAAAACGGCGAATGGATCGAAACACCGCCTCTTTCCGAGAAGAAGGTATACGACCTGCCGGAAATCGGACCGAAGGATATTTACCTGCTGTATCATGAAGAGCTGGAATCCCTGGCCAAAAATATTACGGGAATCAAGAAAATCCGCTTCTGGATGACCTTCTCCCAAAACTACCTGACGCACCTGAAAGTGCTGGAAAATGTCGGCATGACATCCATCGAGCCAATCATGTTCGAAGGCAAAGAGATCATTCCGCTCCAGTTCCTGAAGGCGGTTCTGCCGGACCCGGCTTCGCTCGGACCGAGAACAAAAGGCAAGACGAACATCGGTATCATCGCTCAAGGCACCAAAGACGGCCAGCCGAAGAATTACTATGTGTACAATGTGTGCGACCATCAGGAATGTTACCGTGAAGTCGGCTCCCAGGCCATTTCCTACACGACAGGCGTACCGGCCATGATCGGCGCTATGCTGATGATCAAGGGAACCTGGATGAAACCGGGCGTTTACAATGTGGAAGAACTGGACCCAGACCCGTTCATGGAACTGCTGAACACTAAAGGACTGCCGTGGCAGGAAGATTTCTCGCCGACGCTGCTGGATTAG
- a CDS encoding deoxynucleoside kinase — MNPYHIPENALITVAGTVGVGKSTLTAALAERLGFRTSLEQVEHNPYLEKFYNDFERWSFHLQIYFLGERFKEQKRMFELGGGFIQDRSIYEDTGIFAKMHADQGTMSATDYATYTGLYEAMVMTPYFPHPNVLIYLEGNLPSILARIKERGREMEVQTDRSYWVKMYDRYSAWIDEFDACPVLRLNIDDYDVNDHASMEGILSQVGEIVRGLEPAAGR; from the coding sequence ATGAACCCATATCATATCCCGGAAAACGCGCTGATTACGGTGGCGGGCACAGTTGGTGTCGGCAAATCCACTCTGACGGCCGCCCTGGCCGAGCGTCTCGGCTTTCGAACGTCGCTGGAGCAGGTCGAGCATAATCCGTATCTTGAGAAATTTTACAATGATTTCGAACGGTGGAGCTTTCATCTGCAAATTTACTTTCTCGGCGAGCGCTTCAAGGAGCAGAAGAGGATGTTCGAGCTGGGCGGAGGCTTTATTCAGGATCGTTCCATTTACGAGGATACCGGTATTTTTGCCAAAATGCATGCGGATCAGGGGACGATGTCGGCCACGGATTATGCCACATACACCGGTCTTTATGAAGCGATGGTCATGACGCCGTACTTCCCCCATCCGAATGTGCTGATTTATCTCGAGGGCAATCTTCCGTCTATTCTGGCTCGAATTAAGGAGCGGGGACGCGAAATGGAAGTTCAGACCGACCGCTCCTATTGGGTGAAAATGTACGACCGGTATTCGGCTTGGATCGACGAATTTGACGCTTGTCCGGTGCTGCGGCTCAATATAGATGATTATGACGTGAATGATCATGCATCCATGGAGGGCATTTTGAGTCAGGTGGGTGAAATAGTCCGAGGCTTGGAGCCTGCCGCGGGAAGGTGA
- a CDS encoding stalk domain-containing protein produces the protein MKHWGKLVLCGALLLGSVPAAAPQTVSAAGGVSIMLDGYPLPFPVEPAVMNGTTMVPFRAISEALGITVQWNQSAKKITAVGKDESGSKQVILTLGSKTALVNGSAVNLTVAPQTVRGTTMIPLSFFSQQFGAAVSWTQSTKTVAITSPKKDMYTLGFYAFSSYDEYSLLPGFDDVAFGWSRIDKDGQFTTAGADFDWPKAAGDVTPESIVQNAAAGGKTPYLMVYSGDDKLELTKNLEDKSLQDQTIGKIVDTAVQKGFKGIMLDLEGLGLTGDKAKARSDYNAFVKNVSGKARAQGLKVGIALHPINSSYAGYDYKTLASLADELVIMAYAYEDQKHPEPTDKVDEAIRLALKQTTKDKLVLGISLASENESSVNTKIGLAKRYDLKGIAIWRLGLIGQAAWNEMNKSVELGG, from the coding sequence ATGAAGCATTGGGGAAAACTTGTGCTCTGCGGGGCGCTGCTGCTGGGAAGCGTGCCTGCCGCTGCGCCTCAGACCGTATCGGCCGCAGGAGGCGTAAGTATTATGCTGGACGGTTATCCGCTGCCTTTTCCGGTGGAGCCGGCGGTAATGAACGGTACGACGATGGTGCCGTTCCGGGCCATTTCGGAAGCGCTTGGCATTACGGTTCAGTGGAATCAGAGCGCGAAGAAGATTACTGCCGTGGGCAAGGATGAATCAGGAAGCAAACAGGTGATTCTGACGCTTGGCAGCAAGACCGCGCTGGTGAACGGATCGGCGGTGAACCTGACGGTGGCGCCGCAGACGGTGCGCGGAACGACGATGATTCCGCTGAGCTTCTTCAGCCAGCAGTTCGGTGCGGCGGTATCGTGGACCCAGTCTACGAAGACGGTAGCGATCACTTCACCGAAGAAGGATATGTATACGCTTGGCTTCTATGCGTTTTCTTCATACGACGAATATTCGCTGCTGCCGGGATTTGATGATGTCGCTTTTGGCTGGAGCCGGATTGACAAGGATGGGCAGTTTACCACTGCGGGCGCGGACTTTGATTGGCCGAAGGCTGCCGGGGACGTAACGCCTGAATCCATCGTGCAGAATGCCGCCGCTGGCGGGAAGACGCCATACCTTATGGTCTACTCGGGCGATGATAAGCTGGAGCTGACCAAAAACTTAGAGGATAAGAGTCTTCAAGATCAGACGATAGGGAAGATTGTCGATACCGCCGTTCAAAAAGGCTTCAAAGGCATTATGCTGGATCTGGAAGGTCTCGGACTGACCGGCGACAAAGCGAAGGCGCGCTCGGATTACAACGCATTCGTCAAAAATGTATCGGGCAAAGCCCGCGCCCAGGGACTTAAAGTAGGCATTGCCCTGCATCCAATTAACAGTTCATATGCGGGCTATGACTACAAGACGCTGGCATCTTTGGCGGATGAACTTGTTATTATGGCTTACGCATACGAGGATCAGAAGCATCCAGAGCCGACGGATAAAGTGGATGAAGCCATCCGGCTGGCCTTGAAGCAGACGACGAAGGACAAGCTGGTGCTTGGCATCTCGCTTGCAAGCGAGAATGAAAGCTCCGTTAACACGAAGATTGGCCTTGCCAAGCGCTACGACCTGAAGGGCATCGCCATTTGGCGGCTCGGACTGATCGGCCAGGCGGCGTGGAACGAAATGAACAAGTCGGTGGAATTGGGCGGGTAG
- a CDS encoding RidA family protein produces the protein MIIRTSSHYGDDTCSSYVSAGDFIYLSHHAGGHESNDIVHQMQASFDSLAATLESAGATFDDIVQINLYLKNIKDFSAAKDVFYKYFKKDHFPARMTTTTDFVNPTCLCMLDAVAYRSS, from the coding sequence ATGATTATCAGAACGTCATCGCATTATGGAGATGATACCTGCTCATCTTACGTATCGGCAGGGGATTTTATTTATCTTTCGCATCACGCAGGTGGGCATGAATCCAATGATATCGTACACCAAATGCAAGCCAGCTTTGATAGCCTGGCGGCTACCTTGGAATCGGCCGGAGCGACATTTGACGATATTGTCCAGATCAATCTGTATCTCAAGAATATTAAGGATTTCAGCGCGGCGAAGGATGTGTTTTATAAATATTTCAAGAAGGATCATTTTCCTGCGCGAATGACGACGACTACGGATTTCGTGAATCCGACCTGCCTATGTATGCTCGATGCCGTTGCTTATAGAAGCAGTTGA
- the nspC gene encoding carboxynorspermidine decarboxylase has product MKEIDYSAVPSPSYVVDERLLVKNLELLNSVQERTGAHILLAQKGFSMHALYPLVGKYLKGVTSSSLFEARLGYEKMGKEVHAYAPAYVDSEFDELMKYSDHLVFNSFDQWRRYKDKVQSAPKHISCGIRVNPEYSEIEIPLYDPCYNNSRLGVTLDNFRADGLDGIEGLHFHTMCEQNSDTLERTIKVVDEKFGPYLKNMKWLNFGGGHHITRPDYDVEMLIRCILYMKDKYNVQIYLEPGEAIALNTGYLVATVLDVVKNGMEIAILDTSAECHMPDVLAMPYRPNIIGAAQPNEYEHTYRLGGLTCLAGDIIGDYSFKQPLKAGDRLVFLDMAHYTMVKNHMFNGVNLPSIVSYNEEEGIKVIRTFGYEDYSGRLS; this is encoded by the coding sequence ATGAAAGAGATCGATTACAGCGCGGTTCCCTCACCAAGTTATGTTGTAGACGAAAGGCTTCTTGTCAAAAATCTTGAGCTGCTGAACTCCGTTCAGGAGCGCACGGGTGCGCATATTCTGCTGGCCCAAAAAGGCTTCTCCATGCACGCTCTCTACCCGCTTGTAGGGAAATATTTGAAAGGCGTCACTTCCAGCTCCTTGTTCGAAGCCCGTCTGGGCTATGAGAAAATGGGCAAAGAGGTCCATGCCTACGCTCCGGCATATGTGGACTCGGAATTTGACGAACTGATGAAGTACAGCGATCATCTTGTTTTTAATTCCTTCGACCAGTGGAGACGGTACAAGGATAAGGTGCAAAGCGCTCCGAAGCACATCAGCTGCGGCATCCGCGTGAATCCCGAGTATTCCGAAATCGAGATTCCGCTGTATGATCCTTGTTACAACAACTCCAGACTGGGCGTAACGCTGGACAACTTCCGTGCTGACGGGCTGGACGGCATCGAGGGCCTGCATTTTCATACAATGTGCGAGCAGAACTCGGATACGCTGGAGCGTACAATCAAGGTCGTGGATGAGAAATTCGGACCTTACCTGAAAAATATGAAGTGGCTCAACTTCGGCGGCGGGCATCATATTACACGCCCGGATTACGATGTGGAGATGCTTATCCGCTGCATTCTGTATATGAAGGACAAATATAACGTCCAGATCTACCTGGAGCCGGGCGAAGCCATCGCCCTCAATACCGGCTATCTGGTGGCGACGGTGCTGGACGTGGTCAAGAACGGCATGGAAATCGCCATTCTCGATACCTCGGCGGAATGCCATATGCCCGATGTGCTGGCCATGCCTTACCGGCCGAACATTATTGGTGCGGCGCAGCCGAACGAGTATGAGCATACGTACCGCCTAGGCGGACTGACCTGCCTCGCAGGCGACATTATCGGCGACTACTCGTTCAAGCAGCCGCTGAAGGCGGGAGACCGTCTCGTATTCCTCGATATGGCGCATTACACGATGGTCAAGAACCATATGTTCAATGGCGTTAACCTGCCTTCCATCGTGTCCTACAATGAAGAAGAAGGTATTAAGGTGATTCGGACCTTCGGCTACGAGGATTACAGCGGCCGGTTGTCGTAA
- a CDS encoding glycosyltransferase family 2 protein, whose protein sequence is MKLSVIIPAYNVEAYIGYTLESLAGQTNKEFETIVVDDGSTDGTGQVVQDFIDQGKLANCRLIRTKNGGVSAARNRGVEEAFGDYIMFLDGDDHVAPALVESFVKAAEDGAPDVICWKWLLVDENGKQIFDFYRDIQGLPEKMTGADALRRILVEKNMRIWTASAAYSRVMLEDGGVTYATGCINGEDQEYTFKALALAGDVVFIDEVLSFYLQRSTSISSVYNVKKFDYADAFKRAGEYMRGRPELKDVHDTLLSRHMLENYFYNLKTCLGSSGNVSIRALLRDIDKHYPHLNEEMRLVMKRQMKEHGRVNVQIRSFLIAPELYLLLLGCRQAAIRLKAGLRSKFRHAAA, encoded by the coding sequence ATGAAGCTGAGCGTAATCATTCCGGCGTACAATGTCGAGGCGTATATCGGCTATACGCTTGAGTCGCTGGCAGGACAGACGAACAAGGAATTTGAGACGATTGTCGTTGATGACGGCTCCACTGACGGAACGGGACAGGTGGTCCAGGACTTTATCGACCAGGGAAAGCTGGCCAACTGCCGGCTGATCCGCACGAAGAATGGCGGTGTCAGCGCCGCCCGAAACCGGGGCGTAGAGGAAGCGTTTGGAGATTACATTATGTTCCTGGACGGCGACGATCATGTGGCCCCGGCACTGGTAGAGTCTTTTGTCAAGGCCGCGGAAGACGGAGCTCCGGACGTTATATGCTGGAAATGGCTGCTGGTCGACGAGAACGGGAAGCAGATCTTTGATTTTTACCGGGATATTCAAGGTCTTCCGGAGAAAATGACGGGCGCGGATGCGCTGCGGCGGATATTGGTAGAGAAGAATATGCGGATTTGGACGGCAAGCGCCGCTTACAGCAGAGTGATGCTGGAAGATGGCGGCGTTACTTACGCAACGGGTTGTATTAACGGGGAGGACCAGGAATATACGTTCAAAGCTTTGGCGCTGGCGGGCGACGTAGTCTTTATTGACGAAGTGCTCTCTTTCTATCTCCAGCGGAGCACGTCGATCTCAAGCGTCTATAATGTCAAAAAATTTGATTATGCGGATGCCTTCAAGCGGGCGGGGGAGTATATGAGAGGGCGTCCGGAGCTGAAGGATGTTCATGATACTTTGCTCTCCCGCCATATGCTAGAGAACTATTTTTATAATCTGAAGACCTGTCTTGGAAGCTCCGGCAATGTCTCGATCCGTGCGCTGCTGCGGGATATCGACAAGCATTATCCCCATTTGAACGAAGAGATGCGTCTTGTCATGAAGCGCCAAATGAAAGAGCACGGCAGAGTGAATGTGCAAATCCGTTCGTTTCTGATCGCCCCGGAGCTGTATCTGCTGCTGCTCGGATGCCGTCAGGCGGCTATACGGCTAAAGGCGGGCCTTCGCTCCAAATTCCGCCATGCGGCGGCATAA
- a CDS encoding TetR family transcriptional regulator, translated as MKRQKVGLRERKKIKTRAAIQQNAIRLFREQGYQATTVEQIAEAAEISPSTFFRYFATKEAVVLEDDYDPFLIETYRKQPPELSPIQALRNAVREGYSLIPAEERSGIWERVSMAMSIPELRAAVIQQITRTGEMVADIIAERLGCSPGELKIRVLAGAFLGVVISTQMYYIEHPEREFIDILDEALALLEAGFQQ; from the coding sequence GTGAAGAGGCAGAAGGTCGGACTGCGTGAACGAAAGAAAATCAAGACAAGAGCCGCCATTCAGCAGAACGCGATTCGGCTGTTCCGCGAACAGGGCTACCAGGCGACCACTGTGGAACAGATTGCCGAGGCTGCGGAAATATCTCCAAGCACCTTTTTTCGGTATTTTGCGACCAAAGAAGCTGTGGTTCTGGAAGATGATTACGATCCATTCCTGATTGAAACCTACCGTAAACAGCCTCCCGAACTTAGCCCAATTCAGGCCTTGCGGAACGCCGTCCGCGAAGGGTACTCTTTAATACCGGCAGAGGAACGGAGTGGCATCTGGGAACGGGTTTCGATGGCTATGTCCATCCCCGAGCTCCGCGCCGCCGTAATCCAGCAAATTACCAGGACTGGAGAGATGGTCGCCGATATTATCGCGGAACGTTTGGGCTGCTCCCCCGGCGAGCTCAAGATTCGCGTTCTAGCGGGAGCCTTCCTCGGAGTGGTGATCTCAACGCAAATGTATTATATAGAACATCCGGAAAGGGAGTTCATCGATATCCTGGATGAAGCCTTAGCACTCCTGGAGGCCGGATTTCAGCAATAA
- a CDS encoding RNA polymerase sigma factor: MAASKNTNTGTLPDQDSIVHLQAALKRYCLSLTGSSWDAEDLAQDTWLKALEPLRAGHSNPEAFLLRVAKNAWIDAGRRKAVLQRILQQSNEAKYIEQENGEFEAEMAFQAMIKHLSPLQRAVFLMRDVLDYSAAETAELLDTTEGAVKAALYRARLAIPAVRKELSADGPTLPEEQSFRAFLERMADAYKQGQIEELIEITQQGDAKPDTVIAISLRMQSVQPYSVNAAPRNLDMRMAA; encoded by the coding sequence ATGGCTGCGTCAAAAAACACAAATACCGGAACCCTTCCGGATCAGGATAGTATTGTTCACCTGCAGGCTGCCCTGAAGCGGTATTGCCTGTCATTAACCGGATCAAGCTGGGATGCCGAAGATCTGGCGCAGGATACATGGCTGAAAGCATTGGAACCTTTGCGAGCCGGGCACAGTAATCCGGAAGCGTTCCTGCTGCGAGTCGCCAAAAATGCATGGATCGACGCCGGGCGGAGAAAAGCCGTACTTCAGCGGATATTGCAGCAATCTAACGAAGCGAAATATATAGAGCAGGAGAATGGGGAGTTTGAGGCCGAAATGGCCTTTCAGGCGATGATAAAGCATCTGTCTCCCCTGCAGAGGGCGGTATTCCTTATGAGAGATGTGCTGGACTACAGCGCGGCGGAAACGGCGGAGCTGCTGGACACCACCGAAGGCGCCGTCAAAGCGGCGCTGTACCGGGCGCGGCTGGCCATTCCCGCCGTTAGAAAGGAATTGTCGGCGGACGGTCCGACGCTTCCAGAGGAACAGAGCTTCCGCGCCTTCTTGGAGCGGATGGCGGATGCATATAAGCAGGGTCAAATCGAGGAGCTTATTGAAATTACACAGCAAGGCGATGCGAAGCCAGACACGGTTATCGCAATCAGCCTCCGGATGCAGAGCGTCCAACCTTACAGCGTGAATGCAGCTCCGCGAAATCTCGACATGCGTATGGCGGCATAG
- a CDS encoding stalk domain-containing protein: MKKWLAGLGLVLGITLSVQGAALAEETGTSIAEFGPSSLIKSDGSYWIWGVNQSVPTPLVGLGKIKADLGNGVVQKQDGSVWLVSRNDRTYAIEIRKVEGLNHPVKVLHSTPYEAVAVDADGSIYRSAKDGNGYADLTSFSPVSGISQVTDADGYYEQARRESKWHYTFLKSDGTVWRANKDLSSFEQIPNLSGVTNIEGFTALKQDGTVWTWPTEFDSDQLPVNPPIAEAIPGLADIRSVELSRRANLAIDGSSRLWFWGSTITGVSDGTTLHEHDKPILLTGISDVKEAFSVETSLMVLTASGKVCAASIYRESMPANAEFALITSDVKTMRNGGRHLIMQKTDGSLWGWGVNKNAQQGTGDYEFMHREPVEMQKPISVTLNGEAVSMNSGGVITKDGQNFVPLRSVFEKLGAVVAYEETSGQKMVTITRQDGDKKTVIQVNAKTGATYVNGTQIKLANNPFNVSGTVYLPLRFISEKLGAAVEWLPGEERIAITMK, translated from the coding sequence ATGAAAAAATGGTTGGCCGGTCTCGGACTGGTTCTTGGCATCACACTATCCGTACAAGGAGCCGCCCTTGCAGAAGAAACGGGGACAAGCATCGCCGAATTTGGGCCAAGCTCGCTGATCAAAAGCGATGGCAGCTACTGGATATGGGGGGTTAACCAATCGGTTCCCACCCCGCTAGTCGGACTGGGCAAGATAAAAGCCGATCTCGGGAACGGAGTTGTGCAGAAACAGGACGGCTCAGTATGGCTCGTCAGCAGAAATGACCGAACTTATGCGATCGAAATCCGGAAGGTTGAGGGCTTGAACCACCCCGTTAAAGTCTTACACAGCACCCCTTACGAGGCTGTCGCTGTGGATGCGGACGGATCGATATACCGCTCGGCCAAGGACGGTAACGGCTATGCCGATCTGACAAGCTTCTCTCCCGTCTCCGGCATCAGCCAGGTAACGGATGCAGACGGATACTACGAGCAGGCAAGAAGAGAAAGCAAATGGCATTATACTTTCTTGAAGAGTGACGGAACGGTATGGAGGGCCAATAAAGATCTTTCCTCCTTTGAACAAATACCGAACCTTAGCGGCGTAACCAACATTGAAGGATTCACAGCGCTGAAGCAGGACGGAACGGTGTGGACATGGCCGACCGAGTTTGACAGCGATCAGCTGCCTGTAAATCCTCCCATTGCCGAAGCGATCCCGGGACTTGCCGATATCCGGTCGGTTGAGTTAAGCCGGCGGGCTAACTTAGCCATCGACGGCAGTTCCCGTCTATGGTTCTGGGGATCAACCATAACCGGAGTTTCCGATGGAACGACGCTGCACGAGCATGATAAGCCCATATTGCTGACCGGGATCAGCGATGTTAAGGAAGCCTTCTCAGTGGAAACCTCACTAATGGTGCTTACGGCTTCAGGCAAGGTGTGCGCGGCATCCATTTATCGGGAGTCAATGCCCGCGAACGCAGAGTTTGCCTTGATCACATCCGATGTCAAGACGATGAGAAACGGCGGCCGCCATCTCATCATGCAGAAGACGGACGGCAGTCTGTGGGGCTGGGGCGTAAATAAGAACGCCCAGCAGGGAACCGGCGATTACGAGTTCATGCATCGTGAGCCGGTTGAAATGCAAAAGCCGATTAGCGTTACGCTGAACGGTGAAGCAGTCTCCATGAACAGCGGCGGCGTCATTACCAAAGACGGCCAGAACTTCGTCCCGCTTCGCTCAGTATTTGAGAAGCTGGGCGCCGTTGTCGCCTATGAAGAAACCTCGGGGCAAAAGATGGTTACCATCACCCGCCAGGATGGCGATAAAAAGACGGTCATCCAGGTAAACGCCAAGACCGGGGCGACATACGTTAACGGTACTCAGATAAAGCTGGCGAACAATCCCTTCAATGTCAGCGGCACAGTCTATCTTCCCCTCCGCTTCATCAGCGAGAAGCTGGGCGCGGCAGTGGAGTGGCTGCCCGGGGAAGAGCGGATAGCGATTACGATGAAATAA